Proteins encoded by one window of Arachis hypogaea cultivar Tifrunner chromosome 1, arahy.Tifrunner.gnm2.J5K5, whole genome shotgun sequence:
- the LOC112706816 gene encoding uncharacterized protein: protein MNCFSNLSSYTAAILARFLSSRRSLCNFPIKLTLPPTLSPRSQFVLARFPSRCCCYSSSSAKKGRKKKVVEPEPVASVMEHEEKVTFFVVRKGDIVGVYDTLVDCQPQVGSSVCDPPVSVYKGYSLSKDTQNYLVSRGLKNALYTIRAADLTEDLLACLFLALSKILLLLKGPLQVTMYRKRDM from the exons ATGAACTGCTTCTCCAACCTCTCATCCTACACTGCCGCCATCCTCGCTCGCTTCCTATCCAGCCGTCGTTCCCTCTGCAACTTCCCCATTAAGCTAACTCTTCCTCCTACTCTCTCTCCCCGCTCTCAATTCGTGCTCGCTAGGTTTCCCTCTCGCTGCTGCTGCTACTCCTCCTCCTCTGCCAAGAAAGGCCGCAAGAAGAAGGTGGTGGAGCCTGAACCTGTGGCGTCTGTTATGGAGCACGAGGAGAAGGTCACCTTCTTTGTGGTCCGAAAAGGGGACATCGTTGGAGTATATGATACACTCGTTGATTGCCAGCCTCAAGTTGGATCCTCT GTATGTGATCCTCCTGTTAGTGTGTACAAGGGATATTCTTTATCGAAGGACACTCAGAATTATCTTGTTTCACGTGGACTCAAGAATGCCTTGTACACAATTAGAGCTGCTGATTTGACAGAGGATTTATTGGCATGCTTGTTCCTTGCCCTTTCAAA GATCCTGCTTCTATTGAAAGGGCCACTTCAAGTAACGATGTATCGAAAAAGAGATATGTAG